One Oryza brachyantha chromosome 3, ObraRS2, whole genome shotgun sequence DNA segment encodes these proteins:
- the LOC121053947 gene encoding uncharacterized protein LOC121053947 — protein sequence MRPGAAAASGGTVAFAWEHEPGVSKLLQSATTTTTKPAPPPPPAAEEEEDGERAAPPVARTKQAAAHRIRVRPPPGAPWRGRRGGAVVRPEEDPFLAAFLACTERGRKKAPHKLLGLGLGLGLSCKGPGDVVQSVVRLAKMPHSLNDDD from the coding sequence atgaggccgggagcggcggcggcgagcggcggcacggTGGCGTTCGCGTGGGAGCACGAGCCGGGGGTGTCCAAGCTGCTGCagagcgcgacgacgacgacgacgaagccagcgccgccaccaccgccggcggcggaggaggaggaagacggagAAAGGGCGGCGCCCCCGGTGGCGAGGAcgaagcaggcggcggcgcacaggATACGcgtgcggccgccgccgggggcgcCGTGGAGGggccggcgtggcggcgccgtggtgcggccggaggaggaccCGTTCCTCGCGGCGTTCCTGGCCTGCACCGAGCGCGGGAGGAAGAAGGCGCCCCACAAGCTGCTTGGGCTCGGGCTCGGGCTAGGGCTCTCCTGCAAGGGACCCGGTGACGTGGTGCAGAGCGTGGTGAGGCTGGCAAAGATGCCTCACTCCCTGAACGACGATGATTGA
- the LOC121053828 gene encoding ocs element-binding factor 1-like, with the protein MPLPAPPAQQAFVAPPPHLVVAFDAAAAPPLQLPPRDDPAADPPPPETEAGAAAADVDGADADERRLRRKASNRESARRSRARKRRHLDELSALAERLRRCNRELAARGHAARGRLGLVRLANARLRDEADALGRRLAAARRAVALRQLMYAAAAGGLGVAFEQTFASLIA; encoded by the coding sequence ATGCCCCTTCCGGCCCCACCAGCGCAGCAAGCCTtcgtcgcgccaccgccgcatcTCGTGGTCGCGttcgacgccgcggcggcgccaccccTGCAGCTGCCGCCACGTGACGACCCAGCTgccgacccgccgccgccggagacggaggccggagccgccgcggcggacgtCGACGGCGCTGACGCCGACGAGCGGCGCCTCCGCCGGAAGGCCTCCAACCGGGAGTCCGCGCGCCGGTCCCGCGCGCGCAAGCGGCGCCACCTCGACGAGCTCAGCGCGCTCGCCGAGCGCCTCCGGCGCTGCAACCGCGAGCTCGCGGCGCGCGGGCACGCCGCCCGCGGCCGCCTGGGCCTCGTCCGGCTCGCCAACGCGCGGCTCCGCGACGAGGCCGACGCCCTCGGCCGCcggctcgcggcggcgcggcgcgccgtcgcgctccgCCAGCTGATGtacgcggcggccgccggcggcctcggGGTGGCGTTCGAGCAAACGTTCGCCTCGCTGATCGCGTAG
- the LOC102715472 gene encoding uncharacterized protein LOC102715472, which yields MAAARRLSELLQEQQEPFLVEAATIRRLRRGRVGGGGGGGGACCPVAACRRLLRLCNHGFKKRRSSGGGGCVGGSGVSVVRSALGKVLGSKAMRRVLRWDNLGVVGCFPGVGREFRRLRRSTGYSGECDPRAMEFGHNDDGGDDERAARWKADMDVDDSSRQLSPVSVLELHSDDSSPVHCRWEDEKPSTSGSSPPSSEDFIGATSPCFTYDVHGKICAMEVEEDEEEMARAGKSIEEQISSWEKIAEDISSIPRMMEQDFSQSIQQWSELKLEAMEIGTRIETLIFDEIRRETVCDMLASHCTLATTTSC from the exons atgGCGGCTGCGAGGAGGCTGTCGGAGCTGCTGCAGGAGCAGCAGGAGCCGTTCCTCGTCGAGGCCGCCACGATcaggcggctgcggcggggtcgtgtcggcggaggaggtggtggtggtggagcgTGCTGCCCCGTGGCCGCTTGTCGGAGGCTGCTCAGGCTCTGCAACCATGGGTTCAAGAAGAGGagaagcagcggcggcggtggatgtGTCGGCGGGAGCGGCGTGAGTGTCGTGAGGTCGGCGCTGGGCAAGGTGCTGGGCAGCAAGGCCATGAGGAGGGTGCTCCGCTGGGACAATCTTGGCGTCGTCGGATGCTTCCCCGGCGTCGGCCGCGAGTtccgccggctccggcggtcCACAGGATACAGCGGCGAGTGCGATCCCCGCGCCATGGAGTTCGGCcacaacgacgacggcggcgacgacgagcgggcggcgaggtggaAGGCCGACATGGACGTCGACGACTCGTCGCGGCAGCTCAGCCCGGTCTCCGTCCTCGAGCTGCACTCCGACGACTCTTCTCCTGTGCACTGCCGCT GGGAGGATGAGAAGCCCTCGACCTCAGGGAGCTCACCTCCATCATCTGAAGACTTCATCGGCGCCACCTCACCATGCTTCACCTACGATGTCCATGGCAAGATTTGTGCAATGGAGGTAGAAGAAGATGAGGAAGAGATGGCCAGGGCCGGCAAGTCCATAGAGGAGCAGATCTCCTCCTGGGAGAAGATTGCAGAGGACATCTCCAGCATCCCAAGGATGATGGAGCAGGACTTCTCCCAGTCCATACAACAGTGGAGTGAGCTCAAGCTGGAGGCCATGGAGATTGGCACCAGGATAGAGACCCTCATCTTTGATGAGATCAGGAGAGAAACTGTCTGTGACATGCTTGCTTCACACTGTACATTGGCAACAACAACATCTTGTTGA